From Flavobacterium arcticum, the proteins below share one genomic window:
- a CDS encoding eCIS core domain-containing protein has product MEHKAEHKKNNSLQAAAPAQKKSKAVSLEDNRPQAVAQRKLTESSSSTTFPVQLKPNNTGLPDQLKSGIENLSGHSMDDVKVHYNSGKPAQLNAHAYAQGTDIHLASGQEKHLPHEAWHVAQQKQGRVKPTMQMKGKVNINDDSGLEKEADIMGGKALQMKEINTNSNLKIGTIGSQPIQRAGVKSELNKADGNLDILAYETGESKKNLAIVKDAIYNRYKPLDPNGGTHPSKKNPFAPQKANRIKDASTPAKHTYAMDSASRLVHWTDTAVNSAARILEELAGTMKIAGVDHSSIKFGIDTDKEPDVAFHDTAGRVALESKRIDSAAQGAVDSSVISASSQLQKRDLYSKTLPLSEQFGAYIANITVVSPENPWPYTPKAYEKAETKGFSDFDAVLEDRLDKYKEKGKAVIPITYQVKLHRSGNVIVERTLNIN; this is encoded by the coding sequence ATGGAACATAAAGCTGAACATAAAAAAAATAATAGTTTACAAGCTGCTGCACCTGCTCAGAAAAAATCGAAAGCTGTATCACTTGAAGATAACCGACCACAGGCAGTAGCACAAAGAAAACTTACTGAATCGTCATCAAGTACTACTTTTCCAGTCCAATTAAAGCCAAATAATACAGGGCTACCCGACCAACTCAAATCAGGAATAGAAAACCTGTCAGGTCACTCAATGGATGACGTAAAAGTTCATTATAACTCGGGGAAACCTGCGCAGCTAAATGCCCATGCCTATGCACAAGGTACAGATATTCATCTTGCCTCGGGACAAGAAAAACACTTACCTCACGAAGCATGGCACGTAGCACAGCAAAAGCAAGGTCGTGTAAAACCTACCATGCAAATGAAAGGTAAAGTAAACATTAATGATGATAGCGGTTTAGAAAAGGAAGCCGACATTATGGGAGGAAAAGCGTTGCAGATGAAAGAAATAAATACTAACTCAAATTTAAAAATAGGTACTATTGGCTCACAACCTATACAAAGAGCAGGAGTGAAATCAGAGTTAAATAAGGCAGATGGAAACCTTGATATTTTAGCCTATGAGACTGGGGAATCCAAAAAGAATTTGGCTATAGTGAAAGATGCCATTTATAATCGCTACAAACCTCTTGACCCTAACGGAGGAACACATCCTTCGAAAAAGAATCCATTTGCCCCACAAAAAGCCAACAGAATAAAAGACGCTTCAACACCAGCAAAGCATACTTATGCGATGGATTCTGCATCAAGATTGGTACATTGGACAGATACCGCAGTTAATTCCGCAGCACGTATATTAGAAGAACTTGCAGGCACCATGAAAATTGCAGGAGTTGATCATAGTAGTATAAAATTTGGTATAGATACAGACAAAGAACCCGATGTTGCTTTTCATGATACAGCAGGTCGAGTAGCTCTAGAGTCGAAAAGAATAGACTCTGCTGCACAAGGGGCTGTAGATAGTAGTGTTATTTCTGCATCAAGCCAATTACAAAAACGAGATTTATACTCGAAAACCTTACCTCTTTCAGAGCAGTTTGGCGCATATATAGCAAATATTACAGTCGTAAGTCCAGAAAATCCTTGGCCTTATACCCCTAAAGCCTATGAAAAAGCAGAAACTAAAGGTTTTTCCGACTTTGATGCCGTTTTAGAAGATCGATTAGATAAATATAAAGAAAAAGGAAAAGCAGTAATACCTATAACCTATCAAGTCAAATTACATCGCTCTGGCAATGTAATTGTTGAACGCACATTAAATATAAACTAA
- a CDS encoding ATP-binding protein, whose amino-acid sequence MYNKLYIQVLEQEIDWLQSIIDQTIKQYLMQEGYEEQQELISPPNLSGIECPYAQIVSQMELGIVERLALALTLAPQIKPEALDIFFGKNQIYDRGFTEFGGVTDKEHSGFLPTGQTLYFIAASTRPELKSNVLEVLESNSPLFKEQILHIKDTDSYLPKLNGILYLDKSWLHYFMTDSKPQREHSPDFPAEQINTEIDWDDVVLDAPVMQQVTEIINWLEHGNTLMYEWNLKRKIKPGYRALFYGTPGTGKTLTATMIGKVTGKEVYRVDLSMIVSKYIGETEKNLSKLFDAAQHSDWILFFDEADSLFGKRTAANSSNDRHANQQTAYLLQRIEDFPGVVILASNLKANMDEAFLRRFQSIIHFTMPSPEERLLLWQKAFSDTCTLHPDIDIEEIAEQYEVAGGAIINVLRFCALAAITRKDTVVNNSELIEGIRREFKKENKTLHLHHTGV is encoded by the coding sequence ATGTATAACAAACTTTACATACAGGTATTAGAACAAGAAATAGACTGGCTACAAAGTATAATAGACCAGACTATAAAACAATATCTAATGCAAGAAGGATATGAGGAGCAACAAGAGCTAATTTCTCCGCCAAACCTTTCGGGTATAGAATGTCCATACGCTCAAATAGTATCGCAAATGGAGCTTGGTATTGTAGAGAGGCTTGCACTTGCGCTCACACTCGCACCCCAAATAAAACCTGAAGCCTTAGACATTTTTTTTGGTAAAAATCAAATATACGATAGAGGGTTTACCGAGTTTGGTGGAGTAACTGATAAAGAGCACAGTGGTTTTTTGCCAACAGGGCAAACCTTATACTTTATAGCAGCAAGTACAAGACCTGAACTAAAAAGTAATGTATTAGAGGTATTAGAGAGTAATAGTCCTTTATTTAAAGAACAAATACTACATATTAAAGATACAGATAGTTACTTACCTAAACTTAATGGTATATTATACCTAGATAAAAGTTGGTTACACTATTTTATGACAGACAGTAAACCACAAAGAGAACATAGTCCTGATTTTCCTGCTGAGCAAATAAATACTGAAATAGACTGGGACGATGTTGTTTTGGATGCTCCTGTTATGCAACAAGTAACCGAAATAATAAATTGGCTAGAACATGGTAATACTTTAATGTATGAGTGGAACTTAAAAAGAAAAATAAAACCTGGGTATAGAGCTTTATTTTATGGTACGCCCGGTACGGGGAAAACACTTACTGCCACAATGATAGGAAAAGTAACAGGCAAAGAAGTTTATCGCGTAGATTTATCGATGATAGTGTCAAAATACATTGGCGAAACAGAAAAGAATCTCTCAAAACTTTTTGATGCAGCACAGCATAGCGATTGGATACTATTTTTTGATGAAGCAGATTCTTTATTTGGGAAGCGTACTGCTGCCAACTCATCTAATGATAGGCATGCCAACCAGCAAACAGCCTACCTATTGCAACGTATAGAAGATTTCCCTGGAGTAGTAATACTAGCTTCTAATTTAAAGGCCAATATGGACGAGGCATTTTTGAGACGTTTTCAATCGATTATTCACTTTACCATGCCATCTCCAGAAGAAAGACTCTTATTATGGCAAAAAGCCTTTTCAGATACCTGTACATTACACCCTGATATAGATATTGAAGAAATAGCAGAACAATATGAAGTGGCTGGAGGAGCAATAATTAATGTACTGCGGTTTTGCGCTCTTGCTGCCATAACACGTAAAGACACTGTGGTAAATAATAGTGAATTGATTGAAGGAATACGTAGGGAATTTAAAAAAGAGAATAAAACATTGCATCTGCATCATACTGGTGTTTAA
- a CDS encoding contractile injection system tape measure protein codes for MNNNTTHLISRFKWQTSFDNKDKGFEVQERISAWSQNFMPRTVTEVFDKMCPNEQIWRIPTLEIDLGTVSLDNMEAEIALQLQIKLQELLSDLILYPESGTVKLDVYHENTSYLQLIATFLQHGYLPWTHKAEDGSINQIVANQLQNNRYETIKKLRELGVTHENIRKRMAWQLSEQNIVTLIEGLEPSYHKEIIDFSGELNKIQQKEIIVQADTRDFKKHVWLWILNYLLTENGSVFNKLAFTKSSIVQMALHYNINYEALLDLIMQAVEKVGKNNDIKTSFILMLTMLKEEHTVKKEAKATLHKPNEDFWNILEKKLNNFATIKSEEEWKTFNDLLIKLERQDTQRLKELITKTFKNGIKWKLANKNLNNDALEIVLGLYTDTVDAVTTFRTLSLIQKLCSELKLVISKEEISSIGLQILANNKNKTFSQKEFLNAVFLEISNKAQKDKNTLLLDFIKSEIFTVERNAYTLQTYAYILESLSSKEVTKQLMQDKELEEIGILINSLHSSTVSDKARFIWLKKSLIESITIQPEKTLRLIREYTNQDQLFEWLPQLLDTNTIIILIQNTNKKAADGIVSIQQMATIIAKDKKHTILEDIAATHLPVIGLQLLITQKTFNPVVFITTLLKHFYDALPQSQHLGFNSLIQRLYREKIISESTLQDLTSKSIVTVTASPLEQALALINVDSPKKIEISKLLTSNFNSNDITKLRKLGNKEGEKVINYLLRGGTPLLNKLIKEYTVLFSKHLKNKTESKLKEELIVLYWQCLLDYKSHRGNTTAFINNFKQSVAIRYPYKAITVTVSRQFSSKTGEKELALKDGTILSQNIIIKLIEEGLRLGTKTVMHNGQLFYFEELIEVALQWFPSDVRKTLSGTVASKKSIDLLIQSNDFIHFSHLILQDKLGAAQETLATVISLYQLFLSMASGTLSKKITQLYWVTSWKLFIGDNLSNSELKKLVNDTLVLLSSDMIDIKERIAIKINKGEIAILPSAKYLLSHHIAIPQFLKGNNAIKVNGILLKYKRKGLLYDLACTIIITKQLPIVLGNTTTTANDIKIILNELVAQHPLVFLAVLKQEMLPETQLHWLASTIDFKVLIKSISYLNTSSKTSLNMLQQLYYGMVNVTLSSTSIKAIQELLFKKLIKVWISGNWNIISVNNIWNELLWDCKIKLGIAPHTFIQQVSTNLSWLPPALRISFRQIQQQYTIQPTNANGAKMQVIEKSVINKVHQLEDTSTDTIKEMIPIKNAGVVLLNSYIPMLFERLALTTNKKFIDNTKQEEAVHYIQYLATGLSKTEEQFLPLNKILCGLAINEPVPDGITILDNNKDIITGLLKAAIGYWPTIGETSINGFRGNWLVRDGLLYEQEEFWELTIEKRAYDILIHKSPFSFSIIKFPWMKKPLHVNWNY; via the coding sequence ATGAATAATAATACAACACATTTAATATCGCGGTTTAAGTGGCAAACTTCTTTTGATAATAAAGATAAAGGATTTGAAGTGCAAGAACGCATTAGCGCATGGAGTCAAAACTTTATGCCTCGTACTGTTACAGAAGTTTTTGACAAAATGTGTCCCAACGAACAAATATGGCGAATACCTACACTAGAAATAGACTTGGGCACAGTAAGTCTTGACAATATGGAAGCCGAAATAGCTTTGCAACTACAAATAAAATTACAGGAACTATTAAGCGACTTAATATTATATCCTGAAAGTGGTACTGTAAAACTAGATGTTTACCACGAAAACACATCTTACCTGCAACTTATAGCCACTTTTTTACAACATGGTTATCTCCCATGGACGCATAAAGCAGAGGATGGCTCTATTAATCAAATAGTAGCAAACCAATTACAAAACAACCGATATGAAACTATAAAAAAACTCAGAGAGCTAGGCGTTACACATGAAAATATTAGAAAAAGAATGGCATGGCAACTTAGTGAGCAAAATATAGTAACGCTTATAGAGGGATTAGAACCCAGTTATCATAAAGAAATAATCGACTTTTCGGGAGAGCTTAATAAAATTCAGCAAAAGGAAATAATTGTACAGGCAGATACACGTGATTTTAAAAAGCATGTTTGGCTCTGGATATTAAATTATTTGCTTACCGAAAACGGAAGTGTTTTTAATAAGCTAGCATTTACTAAAAGTAGTATTGTGCAAATGGCATTGCACTACAATATAAATTATGAGGCTTTGCTGGACTTAATTATGCAAGCCGTAGAAAAAGTGGGTAAAAACAATGATATAAAAACAAGTTTTATACTTATGCTTACTATGCTTAAAGAAGAGCATACTGTAAAAAAAGAAGCTAAAGCCACACTACATAAGCCAAATGAAGACTTTTGGAATATTCTTGAAAAAAAACTAAACAATTTCGCAACCATAAAATCAGAGGAAGAGTGGAAAACTTTTAATGATTTATTAATAAAACTGGAAAGGCAAGATACCCAACGACTAAAAGAGCTTATTACAAAAACATTTAAAAATGGAATAAAATGGAAATTAGCAAATAAAAATCTAAACAACGATGCTCTTGAAATAGTACTGGGTCTGTATACTGATACAGTAGATGCTGTAACAACATTTAGAACCTTAAGCTTAATACAGAAACTTTGCAGCGAATTAAAACTAGTTATAAGCAAAGAAGAAATTTCTTCGATTGGGTTACAAATACTCGCAAATAATAAAAATAAAACATTCAGTCAAAAAGAGTTTTTGAATGCTGTATTTCTAGAAATAAGTAATAAAGCACAAAAGGATAAAAATACTCTTCTTTTAGACTTTATAAAATCGGAAATATTTACAGTAGAACGAAATGCATATACATTACAAACCTATGCCTATATACTAGAATCATTATCAAGTAAAGAGGTAACAAAACAATTAATGCAGGATAAAGAATTAGAAGAAATAGGTATACTTATAAACAGTCTGCATTCTTCTACTGTCAGTGATAAAGCTCGATTTATTTGGTTGAAAAAATCACTAATAGAGAGCATAACTATTCAGCCTGAAAAAACACTTCGACTAATAAGAGAATACACAAACCAAGATCAACTTTTTGAGTGGTTACCTCAATTATTAGACACCAATACAATAATAATACTAATACAAAACACTAACAAAAAAGCAGCCGATGGTATTGTCTCTATACAACAAATGGCAACCATAATAGCGAAGGATAAAAAACATACAATATTAGAAGATATTGCAGCTACTCATTTACCTGTTATAGGGTTACAGCTACTCATAACTCAAAAAACATTTAACCCTGTTGTGTTTATAACCACATTGTTAAAACATTTTTATGATGCGCTACCACAAAGTCAACATCTTGGATTCAATTCATTAATACAACGTTTGTACAGAGAGAAAATAATATCTGAAAGCACATTACAAGACCTGACATCAAAAAGCATAGTTACGGTAACAGCATCTCCGTTAGAACAGGCTCTAGCATTAATAAATGTAGATAGTCCTAAAAAGATAGAAATAAGTAAACTACTTACTTCTAATTTTAATAGTAATGATATTACTAAGTTAAGAAAGCTAGGAAATAAAGAGGGCGAAAAAGTAATAAATTACCTACTGCGAGGAGGTACTCCATTATTAAACAAGTTAATAAAAGAATACACCGTTTTATTTAGTAAACATTTAAAAAATAAAACCGAAAGCAAGCTTAAAGAAGAACTTATAGTATTGTACTGGCAGTGTCTGCTCGACTATAAATCACATAGAGGTAATACAACTGCGTTTATCAATAACTTTAAACAATCTGTAGCTATACGTTATCCATATAAGGCAATTACAGTTACTGTATCACGACAATTTTCATCTAAAACAGGCGAAAAAGAGCTAGCATTAAAAGATGGTACTATACTATCGCAAAACATAATTATAAAACTCATTGAAGAAGGTTTACGACTAGGAACAAAAACCGTTATGCATAACGGTCAGCTATTCTATTTTGAAGAACTGATTGAGGTAGCATTACAATGGTTTCCATCTGATGTGAGAAAAACATTATCAGGTACAGTAGCATCTAAAAAAAGTATTGATTTACTGATACAATCAAATGATTTCATACATTTTAGTCACCTTATTTTACAAGACAAACTAGGTGCAGCACAAGAAACATTAGCAACGGTTATATCGTTATACCAGCTATTCTTATCAATGGCAAGTGGCACACTATCCAAAAAAATAACCCAACTGTATTGGGTAACATCATGGAAGCTATTTATAGGTGATAACCTATCGAATAGTGAATTGAAAAAGTTAGTAAACGATACGCTTGTATTACTATCATCAGATATGATTGATATAAAAGAGCGCATCGCTATAAAAATCAATAAAGGAGAAATTGCAATACTACCAAGTGCTAAATATCTTTTATCACATCACATTGCAATTCCTCAATTCTTGAAAGGAAATAACGCTATAAAGGTTAATGGTATACTATTAAAATATAAAAGAAAAGGTTTGTTATATGACCTTGCCTGTACCATTATAATAACTAAACAGTTACCCATAGTATTAGGTAATACCACTACCACAGCTAACGATATAAAAATAATATTGAATGAGTTAGTGGCACAACATCCTCTTGTTTTTCTAGCAGTATTAAAGCAAGAAATGCTACCCGAAACTCAATTGCATTGGTTAGCTAGTACAATAGATTTTAAAGTACTTATAAAGTCGATATCCTATTTAAATACAAGTAGTAAAACAAGCCTTAATATGTTGCAGCAGCTCTATTATGGGATGGTAAATGTAACATTAAGCAGTACATCTATAAAAGCTATACAAGAACTCCTTTTTAAGAAGTTAATAAAAGTATGGATAAGCGGTAACTGGAATATTATTTCGGTTAATAATATATGGAATGAACTGCTATGGGACTGTAAAATAAAGCTAGGTATAGCTCCCCATACATTTATACAACAAGTAAGTACAAACTTATCATGGCTCCCTCCTGCCCTACGCATATCATTCAGGCAAATACAGCAACAATATACTATACAGCCCACAAATGCAAACGGAGCAAAAATGCAGGTTATAGAAAAATCTGTCATAAATAAAGTACATCAATTAGAAGATACATCAACCGATACTATTAAAGAAATGATACCTATAAAAAATGCTGGAGTAGTACTCTTAAACAGTTATATACCTATGCTTTTCGAAAGGTTAGCATTAACAACTAACAAAAAATTTATTGACAATACAAAACAAGAAGAAGCAGTACACTACATACAATACTTAGCTACAGGGCTCTCTAAAACAGAAGAACAGTTCCTACCACTTAATAAAATATTATGCGGCTTAGCAATTAATGAGCCCGTACCAGATGGTATTACTATACTCGATAATAATAAAGATATAATTACAGGACTATTAAAAGCAGCCATAGGATACTGGCCTACGATAGGCGAGACTTCTATTAACGGGTTTAGAGGGAACTGGCTAGTGCGCGATGGGCTACTTTATGAACAAGAAGAGTTTTGGGAGTTAACCATCGAAAAAAGGGCTTATGATATTCTTATTCATAAATCACCATTTTCATTTTCTATCATAAAATTTCCTTGGATGAAAAAACCACTTCATGTAAACTGGAACTATTAA
- a CDS encoding GPW/gp25 family protein, with amino-acid sequence MGKQNDEIENHFLGVGWAFPVAFSAGNHKLELSWYENNVNDAINIILQTKLGERTMQPDFGSGMQQYFFRQMNATLKGQLEDAVKTALLEHEPRITVQSVTATYTDLLTGLVEIKVDYTYNQTNTRHNYVFPFYVKEGTNI; translated from the coding sequence GTGGGTAAACAAAACGACGAAATAGAGAACCATTTTTTAGGCGTTGGCTGGGCTTTTCCTGTAGCTTTCTCTGCAGGAAACCACAAGTTAGAGCTAAGTTGGTATGAAAATAATGTAAATGATGCTATTAATATTATTCTACAAACCAAGTTAGGAGAACGTACTATGCAACCCGATTTTGGTTCAGGAATGCAACAGTATTTTTTTAGGCAAATGAACGCCACATTAAAAGGACAACTAGAAGATGCTGTAAAGACTGCATTACTGGAGCATGAACCTAGAATTACAGTACAAAGTGTCACGGCAACTTATACAGACCTTCTAACTGGGTTAGTAGAAATAAAAGTTGACTATACGTATAACCAAACCAATACACGTCACAACTATGTATTTCCTTTTTATGTAAAAGAAGGAACTAATATTTAA
- a CDS encoding PAAR domain-containing protein, translated as MPPAARLTDFHECPMVTPAPVPIPHVGGPITGPGEPTVLIGKLPAARVGDMLVCVGPPDSIVKGSMTVLIGGMPAARMGDMTAHGGEIILGDFTVMIGG; from the coding sequence ATGCCACCAGCAGCACGATTAACAGATTTTCATGAATGCCCAATGGTAACACCTGCACCAGTACCAATACCACACGTGGGTGGGCCTATAACAGGACCAGGCGAACCAACAGTACTTATAGGTAAACTACCCGCAGCTCGTGTGGGTGATATGTTAGTTTGTGTGGGTCCGCCCGATAGTATTGTAAAAGGTTCGATGACAGTACTGATAGGCGGTATGCCAGCAGCAAGAATGGGCGATATGACAGCACATGGAGGAGAAATAATTTTAGGCGATTTTACAGTAATGATAGGTGGGTAA
- the vgrG gene encoding type VI secretion system tip protein VgrG produces the protein MASNTTPVGDTATFTIKVNGNAIDDESKVLSIYVEKRVNRIAYAKIVILDGDADDETFKISSSATFVPGAEIVIEAGYDSKNTNIFKGIITGQTIRIDALVGSALEVECRDEAIKMIVGRKSLTYSKQKDSDVISTIIGNYSGLSSDVSSTPTTWPEQVQYYVTDWDYIMTLAENNGMVVTAYDNKVSVFKPDANTSSVLTVKYGDGLMEFNADLQSIYQIDNAKADSWDYKTQAVINGEATNSYAGAGNLSTKKLSEVVGLSEYRLQTIGSLESADLTNWSKAQLVKSEFSKIQGEAKFQGTSIPNPGQYITLGGLGDRFNGDHIMSGIVHDISEGNWITRVNIGLPFGWFTEEPDVVAPPASGVLPGVRGLSIGTVKKMYEDPDSQYRILVDVPLFDSNGEGIWARLSNFYSTNGAGAFFMPEVGDEVVLGFLNEDPRYPIILGSMYSSTNTKPYEGLDPNEKNSIKAIVSKSGISIEFDDENKILTVNTPNKNTVILSDQDKQITLKDENDNSIVLSSSGITIKSPKSINIEATESVNIKGTQGVKVQASGGDVAISGMNIKQSADVEYSAEGSATAKVSGGAQLTLKGAMVMIN, from the coding sequence ATGGCAAGTAACACAACACCCGTAGGAGATACTGCTACTTTTACTATAAAAGTAAATGGAAATGCTATTGATGATGAGTCTAAAGTACTCTCTATATATGTAGAAAAAAGAGTAAATCGCATAGCTTATGCAAAAATAGTAATACTTGATGGCGATGCCGATGATGAAACTTTTAAAATTAGCTCATCAGCAACTTTTGTACCTGGTGCAGAAATAGTTATAGAAGCTGGTTATGACTCTAAAAACACAAATATATTTAAAGGTATAATAACTGGTCAAACCATACGTATTGATGCATTAGTAGGCTCGGCACTGGAGGTTGAATGTAGAGATGAGGCTATAAAAATGATAGTAGGCAGAAAAAGCCTAACCTACTCAAAACAAAAAGACAGCGATGTTATATCAACTATAATAGGTAATTATTCGGGGTTATCGTCTGATGTATCAAGTACTCCAACTACTTGGCCAGAGCAAGTTCAATATTATGTTACTGACTGGGATTATATCATGACACTTGCCGAAAATAACGGGATGGTTGTTACGGCTTATGATAATAAAGTTTCGGTTTTTAAACCTGATGCAAATACAAGCTCTGTACTAACTGTAAAATATGGTGATGGATTAATGGAGTTTAATGCCGACTTGCAATCTATATACCAAATAGATAATGCAAAAGCTGACTCTTGGGACTATAAAACCCAAGCTGTGATTAACGGAGAGGCAACAAATAGCTATGCTGGAGCAGGAAACCTTTCTACAAAAAAATTATCAGAAGTAGTAGGACTATCAGAGTATCGACTGCAAACCATTGGCTCATTAGAGAGTGCCGATCTCACTAACTGGAGTAAGGCACAACTTGTAAAAAGTGAATTTTCTAAAATACAAGGTGAAGCAAAGTTTCAAGGAACAAGTATCCCGAATCCAGGTCAGTATATTACACTTGGTGGATTAGGCGATAGGTTTAATGGCGACCACATAATGTCGGGAATTGTACATGATATTTCTGAAGGTAACTGGATTACTAGAGTAAATATAGGGCTGCCATTTGGCTGGTTTACCGAAGAGCCTGATGTAGTAGCACCTCCAGCATCGGGGGTATTACCTGGAGTAAGAGGTTTATCTATAGGCACGGTGAAAAAGATGTATGAAGACCCCGACTCGCAATATAGAATTTTGGTAGATGTACCACTATTCGATTCTAACGGAGAAGGAATATGGGCAAGGCTTTCTAATTTTTATTCTACTAATGGTGCAGGAGCATTTTTCATGCCCGAAGTAGGTGATGAAGTAGTGTTGGGGTTCCTTAACGAAGACCCTCGCTACCCTATCATATTGGGCAGTATGTACAGTAGTACCAATACAAAACCTTATGAAGGTTTAGACCCAAACGAAAAAAATTCTATTAAAGCTATTGTTTCTAAATCAGGTATTTCGATAGAATTTGATGATGAAAATAAAATATTAACGGTTAATACCCCAAATAAAAACACAGTTATACTGAGTGATCAAGATAAGCAAATTACCCTGAAAGATGAAAATGATAATAGTATTGTGCTTTCATCTAGCGGTATAACTATAAAAAGCCCGAAAAGCATCAATATAGAAGCTACCGAAAGTGTAAATATAAAAGGTACACAAGGCGTAAAAGTACAAGCATCGGGTGGAGATGTAGCAATCAGCGGTATGAATATAAAACAATCTGCCGATGTAGAATACTCTGCTGAAGGTAGTGCGACAGCCAAAGTGAGCGGAGGAGCTCAACTTACCCTAAAAGGGGCAATGGTAATGATTAACTAA
- a CDS encoding CIS tube protein has product MSASLELMQITGYTDENFSDEFSGQPYTCMINPENIKWQKNIEYNHQQAPNTSSASQKYKSTPSDKLNFEIVIDGTGIIDPKRTDVSKEITTLEDIIFNYNGKIHRPNFVKIQWGKDFIFKGVLTSFDTSYTLFRPDGSPLRAKVSLSFSQYIDPKTVTKIDNPQSPDVTHLVTVENGMTLPQLCDNIWDDEKYYIQVAKYNGLNKFRNLEGVQKLVFPPIIQPT; this is encoded by the coding sequence ATGAGTGCAAGTTTAGAATTGATGCAGATAACAGGATATACCGATGAGAATTTTAGTGATGAATTTTCAGGGCAACCCTATACCTGCATGATAAACCCTGAAAATATAAAATGGCAAAAAAACATTGAATATAACCACCAACAGGCACCCAATACAAGCTCTGCATCACAAAAATATAAAAGCACTCCTAGCGATAAACTAAACTTTGAAATTGTTATTGATGGAACAGGAATCATCGACCCAAAAAGAACCGACGTTAGTAAAGAAATCACAACATTAGAAGATATAATATTTAATTATAATGGCAAAATACACCGTCCTAACTTTGTAAAAATACAATGGGGTAAAGATTTTATTTTTAAAGGTGTACTCACATCATTTGATACTTCTTATACTCTTTTTAGACCTGATGGTAGCCCATTGCGTGCAAAAGTTTCTTTGAGTTTTAGTCAATATATAGATCCAAAAACAGTAACAAAAATAGATAATCCGCAGTCGCCAGATGTAACTCATTTAGTAACCGTAGAAAACGGTATGACACTACCACAACTATGCGATAACATTTGGGATGATGAAAAATATTACATACAGGTAGCGAAATACAATGGACTTAATAAATTTAGAAATCTAGAAGGGGTACAAAAACTTGTTTTCCCTCCCATAATACAACCCACATAA
- a CDS encoding DUF5908 family protein has translation MPIEIRELIIKTEIVSAGHNPRAMVKEKDLQELKKQMLEECKRIFTEQMRERSNKR, from the coding sequence ATGCCAATAGAAATAAGAGAACTTATTATAAAAACAGAAATAGTAAGCGCAGGGCATAACCCGCGGGCTATGGTGAAAGAAAAAGACTTACAAGAATTAAAAAAACAGATGCTTGAAGAGTGTAAGAGAATTTTTACTGAGCAAATGAGAGAGAGAAGCAACAAACGATAA
- a CDS encoding phage tail protein yields MENHPNYPIAFYFELSFNGEDAAFQEVSGISKELSIEEVACGGENRFKYRLPTLSTSQNLILKRALIPDGSELIDWCASCIDEGLANPIVTHDVSVSLLSADGTVCAMWTFHGAYPIKYTISDLKSQENSLVIESIELAYTYFAVSQDTMFGNLFN; encoded by the coding sequence ATGGAAAATCATCCTAACTATCCTATAGCTTTTTACTTCGAACTTTCTTTTAACGGCGAAGATGCCGCCTTTCAGGAAGTATCGGGTATTAGTAAAGAGCTAAGTATAGAAGAGGTAGCTTGTGGTGGGGAAAATCGGTTTAAGTACCGACTCCCCACCCTATCTACAAGTCAAAATTTAATTTTAAAAAGAGCGCTTATACCCGATGGTAGTGAATTGATAGACTGGTGTGCAAGCTGTATTGATGAAGGATTAGCAAACCCAATTGTAACGCATGATGTATCAGTTAGTTTACTTAGTGCTGATGGTACTGTATGTGCCATGTGGACATTTCATGGGGCTTACCCTATAAAATATACCATATCTGACCTGAAATCACAAGAGAATTCATTAGTAATAGAGTCTATAGAGCTCGCTTACACCTATTTTGCTGTATCGCAAGATACTATGTTTGGTAATTTATTTAATTAA